In one window of Paludisphaera rhizosphaerae DNA:
- a CDS encoding serine/threonine-protein kinase, translating to MNDDCPPFSAIRRLGDLTGDAEPDPKLVAHLENCAGCRDLLDRLMIEGTGTGPSTIAATVEDSEVDSDAPPAIPGLVDFQKIGHGGSAVVYKARREGLDVWVAVKFLDPGPPGSRSRRERAVREAQAAARVRHPNVVRTFDVGLADGSPYIVMEYFEAGTLADRLGKSGALPPSDAARLVLTLAEAVQAIHGRGLIHRDLKPSNVLLHGKADADLANLQPVVADFGLAREIDAEGLTDTRHGPGTPGYMAPEQVEGRPGTVTEAADVFALGAILYRLLTGRPPFAGQSRMETMQLTLAAKAPPISRDAPEVPWALEAIVANCLRRRPAERYPSAAALADDLQRFLEGRRPARRPLRITSRVGALLALIAVATALAVPFWQTPTDLPTPAAPPVISAPVAPPPSQAPSDVQVKERVHSAARLIENLTRTFSTMNGREITVVAEACEGALIEARMASPRLVGDPDFRRDRAQLAGGMARLEDRRGNGAVACRLFAEAADLCGPIADAPWTDEARLRRAVFLLAVARDQIAMRRYDEALAALADERELLRTILNVDEAADLDREARFLTASIQVAEGPTTEGWRTMAVLREEIRAALRDRPRSVRLWHVLGDVYQNEGRLEEALETCRRRLALPTPEGEFGELTVYELAGALIELARRTRDPLRRQTALDEAEPLIRDGLARMERIQASRGDEFAVVDDAGWLRNLASFLNAERERDGAAVVGDRFAERLAAALAAETRDGRAPVDGGRLAALRDELAAEYAWVTRPGAFDPPTPDARRGYEPGVAARDFERGLGLLERGEAPQARLRFAAAFVDVASGRRIQEGDWRRAAELCEQARALVEATPSAGPPADRLFVLSESWSQTVKALWDHAERPRTREALLHSRDAARALFEARSDDLDHRAYDKAIARLANFEREGGDYEKAAAVMAQRRPLWPEGSTKAVEIDDALIVIEDARKAPATRSIATGPGRSPAASP from the coding sequence ATGAACGACGACTGCCCCCCGTTCTCGGCGATCCGCCGCCTCGGTGATCTGACCGGCGACGCCGAGCCCGACCCGAAGCTGGTCGCCCACCTGGAGAATTGCGCGGGCTGTCGCGACCTCCTCGACCGCCTGATGATCGAGGGGACCGGGACCGGGCCGTCGACGATCGCCGCGACCGTCGAGGACTCCGAGGTCGATTCCGACGCCCCTCCGGCGATCCCCGGGCTGGTCGACTTCCAGAAGATCGGCCACGGCGGGTCGGCGGTCGTCTACAAGGCGCGTCGCGAGGGGCTGGACGTCTGGGTCGCGGTGAAGTTTCTGGACCCCGGCCCCCCCGGTTCGCGATCGCGTCGGGAGCGGGCCGTCCGAGAAGCCCAGGCCGCGGCGCGGGTGCGGCATCCCAACGTCGTTCGGACGTTCGACGTCGGGCTGGCCGATGGTTCGCCCTACATCGTCATGGAGTACTTCGAGGCCGGCACTCTGGCCGACCGGCTGGGGAAATCGGGAGCGCTGCCGCCGAGCGACGCGGCTCGGCTGGTTCTGACGCTGGCTGAGGCTGTCCAGGCGATCCACGGTCGCGGCCTGATCCACCGCGACCTCAAGCCGTCCAACGTGCTCCTGCACGGCAAGGCCGACGCCGACCTGGCGAACCTCCAGCCTGTCGTCGCCGACTTCGGTCTCGCTCGAGAGATCGACGCCGAGGGGCTGACCGACACCCGTCACGGACCCGGCACCCCCGGCTACATGGCCCCGGAACAGGTCGAGGGCCGACCGGGGACCGTCACCGAGGCCGCCGACGTCTTCGCGCTGGGGGCGATCCTCTACCGCCTGCTGACCGGCCGACCGCCGTTCGCCGGTCAGTCTCGGATGGAGACCATGCAGTTGACTCTGGCGGCGAAGGCCCCGCCGATCTCGCGAGACGCTCCCGAAGTCCCCTGGGCGCTGGAGGCGATCGTCGCCAACTGCCTCCGCCGCCGACCGGCCGAACGTTATCCCTCGGCCGCGGCGCTCGCCGACGATCTCCAGCGCTTTCTGGAAGGCCGTCGACCGGCCAGACGGCCCCTGCGGATCACCTCGCGGGTCGGCGCGCTCCTGGCCTTGATCGCCGTGGCCACGGCCCTGGCTGTCCCCTTCTGGCAAACTCCGACCGACCTCCCAACGCCCGCCGCCCCCCCGGTCATCTCTGCCCCCGTCGCGCCGCCCCCGTCCCAGGCTCCGAGCGACGTCCAGGTGAAGGAGCGCGTCCACTCGGCGGCCCGACTGATCGAGAATCTGACCCGTACGTTCAGCACGATGAACGGCCGGGAGATCACTGTCGTCGCCGAGGCCTGCGAAGGTGCCCTGATCGAAGCGCGCATGGCCTCGCCACGGCTTGTCGGCGATCCCGACTTTCGACGCGACCGCGCACAGCTGGCCGGAGGCATGGCCCGGCTCGAAGACCGTCGAGGCAACGGGGCCGTCGCCTGCCGACTGTTCGCCGAGGCCGCCGACCTCTGCGGCCCGATCGCCGACGCGCCCTGGACCGACGAAGCCCGGCTCAGGAGGGCGGTCTTCCTTCTCGCCGTGGCTCGCGACCAGATCGCCATGCGACGCTACGACGAGGCGCTGGCCGCTCTGGCGGACGAACGGGAATTGCTCCGAACGATCCTCAACGTCGACGAGGCGGCGGACCTGGACCGCGAAGCCCGCTTCCTCACGGCCTCGATCCAGGTCGCCGAAGGGCCGACCACCGAGGGCTGGCGGACGATGGCCGTTCTGCGTGAGGAGATTCGCGCCGCACTCCGCGACCGACCGCGGTCGGTTCGGCTCTGGCACGTCCTGGGCGACGTCTACCAGAATGAGGGACGGTTGGAGGAAGCCCTTGAGACCTGTCGACGAAGGCTGGCGCTGCCGACGCCGGAAGGCGAGTTCGGCGAGTTGACGGTTTATGAACTGGCAGGCGCTCTGATCGAGTTGGCGCGCAGAACGCGCGATCCCTTGCGGCGCCAAACGGCCCTGGATGAGGCCGAGCCTCTGATCCGCGACGGCCTCGCCCGCATGGAGCGGATCCAGGCCAGCCGCGGCGACGAGTTCGCCGTCGTCGACGACGCCGGGTGGCTAAGAAACCTCGCCAGTTTCCTGAACGCAGAGCGCGAGCGCGACGGCGCGGCCGTGGTCGGCGACCGCTTCGCCGAGCGATTGGCCGCAGCCCTGGCCGCTGAGACTCGCGACGGCCGCGCCCCGGTCGACGGCGGTCGGCTGGCCGCGCTCCGCGACGAACTCGCCGCCGAGTACGCCTGGGTGACGCGCCCCGGCGCCTTTGATCCCCCCACTCCCGACGCCCGCCGCGGCTACGAACCCGGAGTCGCCGCCAGGGACTTTGAACGCGGCCTAGGCTTGCTGGAGCGAGGCGAGGCCCCCCAGGCCCGGCTGCGGTTCGCCGCCGCCTTCGTGGACGTGGCCTCGGGCCGTCGCATCCAGGAGGGGGACTGGCGTCGCGCCGCCGAGCTTTGCGAGCAAGCCCGCGCGTTAGTCGAAGCTACCCCGTCCGCCGGCCCCCCCGCCGACCGCCTGTTCGTTCTCAGCGAGAGTTGGTCTCAAACGGTCAAGGCCCTCTGGGACCATGCCGAACGCCCCCGCACCCGCGAGGCCCTGCTCCACTCCCGCGACGCCGCGCGGGCCCTCTTCGAGGCTCGCTCCGACGATCTCGACCATCGAGCCTACGACAAGGCGATTGCCCGACTCGCCAACTTCGAGCGCGAGGGGGGCGACTACGAGAAGGCCGCGGCCGTGATGGCCCAGCGCCGGCCGCTCTGGCCGGAGGGATCGACCAAGGCTGTTGAGATCGACGACGCTCTCATCGTGATCGAGGACGCGCGGAAGGCCCCCGCGACGCGGAGCATCGCAACCGGGCCGGGGCGGTCGCCTGCCGCGTCGCCTTGA
- a CDS encoding acetylserotonin O-methyltransferase, whose protein sequence is MGMGMDEKSPQDQAFRAVAGYWASQTLYAAAKLGVADRIGDDLRTAAEVAKALGAHEPSTLRLLRALVTAGAVRAEGGRYGLTPFGQTLRTGVPGSMRSFFLGVMADDHRRAWASLDQSVKTGETAFDRIFGMPVFDYYASHPEVSADFNDAMTAGSAAVEAAVTAAVDFTSFGRIVDVGGGNGGLLSAILNAAPKSEGVLFDTPSGLAGAKDLIKARGVSGRCEIVPGDFFAEVPGGDLTVLKWILHDWDDRRASAILGNCRKSASPGSRIMIVEVVLPDGDEPSIGRLGDLNMMVMTGGRERSAAEFRALLEAAGYTDVRVLPTRSPFSIIEARAAG, encoded by the coding sequence ATGGGAATGGGAATGGACGAGAAGTCGCCTCAGGACCAGGCGTTCAGGGCTGTCGCGGGCTATTGGGCTTCGCAGACGCTTTATGCGGCGGCGAAACTGGGCGTGGCCGACCGGATCGGCGACGACCTGCGGACGGCCGCGGAGGTGGCGAAGGCCCTGGGTGCGCACGAGCCCTCGACGCTCCGATTGCTCCGCGCGCTGGTGACGGCCGGCGCGGTGCGAGCCGAGGGGGGGCGATACGGGCTGACGCCCTTCGGCCAGACGCTGCGGACGGGCGTCCCGGGCTCGATGCGGTCGTTCTTCCTGGGCGTGATGGCCGACGATCACCGCCGCGCCTGGGCCTCGCTCGACCAGAGCGTCAAGACGGGGGAGACGGCCTTCGACCGTATCTTCGGCATGCCCGTCTTCGACTACTACGCCAGCCATCCCGAGGTCTCGGCCGACTTCAACGACGCCATGACGGCGGGCTCCGCGGCGGTCGAGGCGGCCGTCACGGCGGCCGTGGACTTCACGTCGTTCGGCAGGATCGTGGACGTCGGCGGCGGCAACGGCGGGCTCCTCTCGGCGATCCTCAACGCCGCGCCGAAGTCGGAAGGCGTGCTGTTCGACACCCCCTCCGGGCTGGCCGGCGCGAAGGACCTCATCAAAGCCCGGGGCGTCTCCGGGCGCTGCGAGATCGTCCCCGGCGACTTCTTCGCGGAGGTCCCCGGCGGCGACCTGACTGTCTTGAAGTGGATCCTGCACGACTGGGACGACCGCCGCGCCTCGGCGATCCTCGGCAACTGCCGGAAGTCGGCGTCTCCGGGCTCGCGGATCATGATTGTCGAGGTGGTCCTCCCTGACGGCGACGAGCCCTCAATCGGCCGGCTGGGCGACCTGAACATGATGGTCATGACCGGCGGCCGCGAACGCTCCGCCGCCGAGTTCCGCGCCCTGCTGGAGGCCGCCGGCTACACCGACGTCCGCGTCCTCCCCACGCGGTCGCCCTTCTCCATCATCGAAGCCCGCGCCGCCGGCTGA
- a CDS encoding FKBP-type peptidyl-prolyl cis-trans isomerase: MKTADVTTRVWLTAALAALLTLGLSIPARAQEAKKEKAMTKTDSGLEYRDAKEGTGAVAKAGNTCKMHYTGWLWEDGKKGKKFDSSLDRDEPFDFPLGAGMVIKGWDEGVAGMKVGGKRELLIPAKLGYGARGAGGVIPPNATLYFEVELLGVR; encoded by the coding sequence TTGAAGACCGCTGACGTGACGACGCGGGTTTGGCTGACCGCCGCTCTGGCCGCCTTGTTGACGCTGGGGCTCTCGATCCCCGCCCGGGCCCAGGAAGCCAAGAAGGAGAAGGCGATGACGAAGACCGACAGCGGGCTCGAATACCGCGACGCCAAGGAAGGGACCGGCGCGGTCGCCAAGGCCGGCAACACCTGCAAGATGCACTACACCGGCTGGCTCTGGGAAGACGGCAAGAAGGGGAAGAAGTTCGACAGCTCGCTCGATCGTGACGAGCCGTTCGATTTCCCGCTCGGCGCCGGCATGGTCATCAAGGGCTGGGACGAGGGCGTCGCCGGCATGAAGGTCGGCGGCAAGCGCGAGTTGCTGATCCCGGCCAAGCTGGGCTACGGCGCCCGCGGTGCCGGCGGGGTCATCCCCCCGAACGCCACCCTCTACTTCGAGGTCGAGCTGCTCGGCGTCCGCTGA
- a CDS encoding FAD-dependent monooxygenase, whose translation MAEWIDREVQVLISGAGPTGLTLACELRRWGVDCLLVDEKHDTTPVRESRALGIQAATMDVFRRMGVADQMRDEGLPAHGVGVYRGGKKLVDVRFTLSPDETRFPYILVLPQGRTERIVLDRLEELGGEVEWYTRLASFKADVDGATVELKTDDGRSNFVRTRWLIGCDGARSAVRHGLGLAFAGDEYPERYLLADAEVAWNQPTDEGTVALTSEGVFVALPLPEKGLWRLIDAGGRSNAQTPEEIAARFAVLLGPISGLGGVLGETVWTSAFTIHRRVVDRYRAGRVFVAGDAAHLHSPAGGQGMNTGVQDAANLAWKLAMVLRGEAPESILESYDPERRPVGERVLRGTDRAMSMIGLRNPIARALRDATLAGAGRIEAFRRKLSREVAELTVAYPNSPIVAESRTGWVMAAAREGATGFNASEAFRRGPRPGERMPDVLLTQSDPTTGLPQRLSDVVFPEHAPPGHVLLVFQGTQPESGAYRVDFLAEEFIPPHLADRIRPILVEPHKPIEVSAGWRGERLADPADALHRRFGAQGACLFLIRPDGFIGFRARPLEPLAFREYCKRLFL comes from the coding sequence ATGGCGGAATGGATCGATCGCGAGGTGCAGGTGCTGATCTCAGGGGCCGGGCCGACGGGCCTCACCCTGGCCTGCGAGCTACGACGATGGGGCGTCGACTGCCTGCTCGTCGACGAGAAGCACGACACGACGCCCGTTCGCGAGTCTCGAGCCCTGGGCATCCAGGCGGCGACGATGGACGTTTTCCGACGAATGGGCGTCGCCGACCAGATGCGTGACGAGGGGCTCCCGGCGCACGGCGTCGGCGTCTATCGTGGCGGGAAGAAGCTGGTCGACGTCCGGTTCACGCTCTCTCCCGACGAAACCCGGTTCCCGTACATCCTGGTCCTCCCGCAAGGCCGGACCGAACGGATCGTTCTCGACCGGCTGGAGGAGTTGGGGGGCGAGGTCGAGTGGTACACCCGGCTGGCCTCCTTCAAGGCCGACGTCGACGGCGCGACCGTCGAGTTGAAAACCGACGACGGCCGGTCGAACTTCGTCCGCACCCGCTGGCTGATCGGCTGTGACGGAGCCCGAAGCGCCGTGCGGCACGGCCTGGGTCTGGCGTTCGCAGGCGACGAATATCCGGAGCGGTACCTGCTCGCTGATGCCGAGGTCGCCTGGAACCAGCCGACCGACGAGGGGACCGTCGCCCTCACGTCGGAGGGCGTGTTCGTCGCGCTCCCGCTCCCGGAGAAGGGCCTCTGGCGGCTGATTGACGCCGGCGGCCGATCCAACGCCCAGACGCCCGAGGAGATCGCCGCGCGTTTCGCCGTGCTGCTCGGCCCGATCTCCGGCCTCGGGGGCGTGCTGGGCGAGACGGTCTGGACCTCCGCGTTCACCATCCACCGCCGGGTCGTCGACCGCTACCGAGCGGGTCGGGTCTTCGTCGCCGGCGACGCCGCTCACCTCCACAGCCCGGCGGGAGGGCAGGGGATGAACACCGGCGTCCAGGACGCCGCAAACCTGGCCTGGAAGCTGGCGATGGTCCTCCGCGGCGAGGCGCCGGAGTCGATCCTGGAATCGTACGACCCCGAGCGCCGGCCTGTCGGTGAACGCGTCCTGCGGGGGACCGACCGGGCGATGTCGATGATCGGCCTGCGGAACCCGATCGCCCGCGCCCTTCGCGACGCGACGCTCGCCGGCGCGGGCCGGATCGAGGCGTTCCGGCGGAAGCTCTCACGCGAGGTGGCCGAGTTGACGGTCGCCTATCCGAACAGCCCGATCGTCGCCGAGTCGCGGACCGGCTGGGTCATGGCCGCCGCGCGCGAGGGCGCCACCGGCTTCAACGCCAGCGAGGCCTTCCGGCGCGGCCCCCGACCGGGCGAACGAATGCCCGACGTGTTGCTGACCCAGTCCGACCCGACCACCGGCCTGCCGCAGCGGCTCTCCGACGTGGTCTTCCCCGAACACGCTCCGCCGGGGCACGTCCTGCTGGTCTTCCAGGGGACTCAGCCGGAATCCGGCGCCTATCGGGTGGACTTCCTGGCCGAGGAGTTCATCCCGCCCCACCTCGCCGACCGCATCCGCCCCATCCTCGTCGAGCCCCACAAGCCCATCGAGGTCTCCGCCGGCTGGCGCGGAGAACGGCTGGCCGACCCGGCCGATGCGCTTCACCGTCGGTTCGGCGCCCAGGGTGCATGTTTGTTTCTGATCCGACCCGACGGATTCATCGGCTTCCGCGCTCGACCGCTCGAACCGCTGGCCTTTCGCGAATACTGCAAACGCCTCTTCCTTTGA